A genomic stretch from Malus domestica chromosome 15, GDT2T_hap1 includes:
- the LOC103407014 gene encoding serine/threonine-protein phosphatase 7-like, whose amino-acid sequence MSSNSDAEIAAAAAAPSASQEVAEVLAAAPPPVSDSASSAVPNSESENNPSPPGPNPEAPVGWPADGKLSLEWIRNLMSVFDWASRNLDPTQLPDVFPVEVFDSLVLCASKILHKESNCVAVDQLGPESTVVVVGDLHGQLHDLLFLLNDAGFPSENRFFVFNGDYVDRGAWGLESFLILLAWKVFLPRSVYLLRGNHESKYCTSVYGFEKEVLTKYGDKGKHVYRKCLGCFEGLPLTSMVGKYVYTAHGGLFRSTPATPKRSKGKKNRRIAFNPEPSSTLSLGSFEELNKARRSVLDPPWEGSNLIPGDVLWSDPSMKPGLSPNKERGIGLLWGPDCTEDFLKKFQLKLIIRSHEGPDAREKRPGLGGMDNGYTIDHIVESGKLITLFSAPDYPQFQGTEERYRNKGAYIVLEPPNFDNPVFHSFEAITPRPKANPFYNFEEVIDSDEELDLASMATSP is encoded by the exons ATGTCAAGCAATTCAGATGCAGAGATTGCAGCAGCGGCTGCTGCTCCATCTGCATCTCAAGAAGTTGCAGAAGTATTAGCAGCAGCACCGCCGCCGGTCTCCGATTCGGCGTCTTCCGCCGTCCCCAACTCCGAATCCGAAAACAACCCATCACCGCCGGGGCCTAATCCGGAAGCCCCAGTGGGCTGGCCGGCCGACGGAAAGCTCAGTCTCGAATGGATTCGGAACCTCATGTCCGTTTTTGATTGGGCATCCAGAAATCTGGACCCGACCCAGTTGCCCGACGTGTTTCCCGTAGAGGTTTTCGATAGCTTGGTCCTCTGCGCATCCAAGATTCTCCACAAAGAGTCCAATTGCGTCGCTGTCGATCAGTTAGGCCCGGAATCTACCGTGGTGGTCGTCGGTGACCTTCACGGTCAGCTGCACGacctcctttttcttttaaacGATGCTGGGTTTCCATCAGAAAACCGATTTTTTGTCTTCAATGGCGATTACGTTGACAGAGGGGCTTGGGGTCTAGAAAGCTTCTTAATTTTGTTAGCTTGGAAGGTGTTTTTGCCCAGAAGTGTTTATCTTTTAAGAGGAAACCACGAATCGAAATACTGCACTTCGGTTTACGGATTCGAGAAGGAAGTACTGACAAAGTATGGAGATAAAGGGAAGCATGTGTACCGAAAATGTCTTGGGTGCTTTGAAGGTCTTCCCTTGACCTCCATGGTTGGTAAATATGTATATACTGCTCATGGCGGGCTGTTTCGCAGCACGCCGGCCACCCCCAAGAGATCGAAAGGAAAGAAGAATAGGAGGATAGCTTTCAATCCTGAACCCAGTAGTACATTGTCTCTTGGATCCTTTGAAGAATTAAATAAGGCTCGAAGATCGGTTCTTGATCCTCCGTGGGAAGGTTCGAACTTGATTCCTGGTGATGTGCTGTGGTCGGATCCCTCCATGAAGCCCGGTCTTTCTCCGAATAAAGAGAGAGGCATTGGTCTGCTTTGGGGTCCTGACTGCACTGAGGATTTTCTCAAGAAGTTTCAACTCAAG TTGATTATCAGATCGCATGAAGGTCCAGATGCGCGGGAAAAGCGGCCAGGTCTTGGTGGAATGGATAACGGGTACACCATAGATCACATTGTGGAGTCCGGGAAGCTCATTACTTTGTTTAGTGCTCCAGACTACCCACAATTCCAG GGGACAGAAGAGAGGTACAGAAATAAAGGGGCTTACATTGTTCTAGAACCCCCGAACTTCGATAATCCTGTATTTCATAGCTTTGAAGCAATCACTCCAAGACCAAAG GCAAACCCCTTTTACAACTTCGAAGAAGTGATTGATTCCGATGAAGAGTTGGACTTGGCATCGATGGCGACTAGCCCGTGA